A window from Nitrospirota bacterium encodes these proteins:
- the tuf gene encoding elongation factor Tu (EF-Tu; promotes GTP-dependent binding of aminoacyl-tRNA to the A-site of ribosomes during protein biosynthesis; when the tRNA anticodon matches the mRNA codon, GTP hydrolysis results; the inactive EF-Tu-GDP leaves the ribosome and release of GDP is promoted by elongation factor Ts; many prokaryotes have two copies of the gene encoding EF-Tu), translating into YRPQFYFRTTDVTGVAELPEGVEMVMPGDNVSMTVELISPIAMEKELRFAIREGGRTVGAGVVTEVMV; encoded by the coding sequence CTATAGGCCGCAGTTCTACTTCAGGACCACGGACGTGACCGGAGTAGCAGAGCTGCCTGAGGGCGTGGAGATGGTAATGCCTGGTGACAACGTCAGTATGACGGTAGAGCTGATTTCGCCGATCGCGATGGAGAAGGAATTAAGGTTTGCAATCAGAGAAGGTGGTCGCACGGTTGGTGCCGGTGTCGTCACCGAGGTCATGGTTTAA